Genomic window (Drosophila albomicans strain 15112-1751.03 chromosome X, ASM965048v2, whole genome shotgun sequence):
GAGTTCTACATCTACTGAATTGGAAATTCCCCCGTTTCCATTCTCAAGGGCAGAGGCCGCATCTCTCGAGGCGTGCGGCACGAGTTGGCGTCGATCTTTTGCCATAGGGTTTGTTGCCATTGATCTCCAGAAAGTAGTTGCCCTTGAGATCCGTTGGTGCTGCAAATCCCATAGGATAATTGCGGCCTACGCAGAGATTCTTGCGGAGTCCGCTTAGCGAACTGCAGCGCACAGAGAGAAAGTTGTCCTCGTTGCCGGGATAAATCGATTCCTCAAAGTATTCCCAGGCACGTGAATGCGCACAGGTCACAGTCAGGCAGCCGTTGGGCAAAGAGCTCAAGCCACCGGGATAAAAGTCCGCATCGCCGATGGGATCACTCTTGCCCAGCACACCCGGATTACTGTGTATCACATCGACGAATGTCGCATCGCCGCGCAGCAATCCGGACAGCGATTCGCCCTCATTGAAGCACGGCTTGGCGGGATCCAGACCCGTTATTCTGGGCACCGTTTTGTTCGCCATCTGCTGCAGATAGCGACCAGCTGCACCCACAATATGCGCTCCAAGACTGTGGCCAATCAAATGGATTTTACTAACGTCCACGACATCAAGCAGCTTCACCAGACCTCTGGCCAGGTGCTTGCCAATTTCATCCGTGTTGAAGGCCGACCACGAGTACAGCGTGTCCACAAAGCTGGCAGCGTCCACAGcctgcaaaaatgaaattaaatgaagaataccatatatgtatgtagaaaatactaattaaattattcattttaaaattccattttcatttatgaaaatttcttATGTTATgtaacatttaacattttctttacaaatatttgctattatatacaaattaatgtaagtacaaaatatttatatacagtAGAACCCGGTTATAACGACTCCGCTTATAGTGTCCGACCGGTTATTACGACGAAAACTCGATGGCTTGGTTGGTCCCCATACAAACTTATATGAAAGGGCCTCCGCTTAGAACGTCTCCGCTTTTAGCGACTAACCGCTTATACCGACGAAATTTTTCAGAATTCAACCGGATAttgcgacgaaaaaaaaaaaatctgcgAAATAATGCCAAAAAATTTAAGCATCAAACAACGCTGttagaaatgtatgtatttaacagTGATCGGCACTCTTGCTTGTGTTCGTAGAGCCGACAGGAAGGTTCTTATATTCTCACTACTCTCTGTTAGTTTTAGCTGACGCCTTAGCTTATGCTAAGGAACATGCAGGTATACGATTTATTATGGAAAAACGatgatattaaatgaaatgtatacattttttttgttttgtttaaaaattaatttgttttatcttaaaaCTCTATTAAAAACatggcaaccataaaaaaaaacacaaaaaatttttttgctcCTTTCGGTTAGTGCGTCTTCTGGGTATAACGACGTAAAATCGTCGGTCCCTTGAAAGTCGCTATAACCGGAATCTactgtatatacaaaaatagttCATGACTTTCATTATACTTTCCTTTTCATTTaaggtatttattttttctacacagaaatttttaaataatagttcCTCTTATACAAAATTAGTTTAGCTCGATAATACAATTACcaaaaaatttggaaatgcaaaaaaaaaaatattggtttcaatttgttttcataaacatttaaaacatttagtattttttgaacaGAATTTTATAAGTTATAGTTTCTCTTATTTAAAGTGAATCTAGTTCAACATTTGGGTAATACAAATTGCTTTGCGAACGCTGACAAAAGTCATGAAATATGTGTTTGCCCATGAATAGAGATGTCCGCTAAAAGAGATATCTTTGCtggcaattttaaaataatctatTCTATGCGAGCTCTTGtctttatatactaaatgtgcAGAAATGTAAGGCACTGACAAAGACAAGCTTTTACTCAACATTCGATCAACTGTTACTCAACAGTTGTGCAGAAATCTAACATGCTGGCAAACTAAGCTTTCCAAAAATTTGTCACAATCTCtttcatattttgtgtgtgtgcttgactaAGCGGCGGACCGAGATAATAGTGTGGACGGTTGCATTTAATGGGCGTGGTCAGGCAGGAGAGCTTCACAAAGATTTTTCAGCTTACTTAGGTCAACAGTAAATGaactttttttaaacaattgtgCAGAAATGCAAGACAATGCTTAGCAAAAAGTCATTGCCAAAAGTTCTTCTTCACACatgttgtgtgtgtacttTACTAGACGACGGATCTATATAGCAAAGTGGGCGGACCTGCTAAGTGTATGTATTCGAGCAGTAGAGCTTCCTAATGATTCCTCTGTCTAAAAGTGCCTGAGTGAGTCAACTGTTGCTCAACAATTGTGCAGAACTGCAACTCGATGTTACCAAAATAAGCTGCGCTAAAGTGCTGAAAAGggattgccaaaaatttaacTTGATCTCGcgattgaagtattattaaataactaataatacttcaattataatattcaaatattttaaaaatataacataacataacataaatcgcggggcgaatcgcgttatattattattcgctcgcgattattagtaatttaataatacttcaattataatattcaactatttttaaaatataacataagttgtgttttcacacattttctcgccccgcgatttattcgcctACGGTTCACCCGCGATTCGCGCGCGATTCGAAAAAATGGCGAGCGAATCGcacgcgaataaatcgcggggcgaaCCGCGGGcgaatgtttgaaaacacatatgttatatttttaaaatttttgaatataataattaaagtattGAAGTATAATCGCGGCTCACGAATAAACCGCGGGGCGAATCGcgcgcgcgaataaatcgcgaggCGAATaagtaggttttttttttttcaatattttgtccAAGTGCGTCTATGATATTCTATTGACCAAGAAAAATGTCCCTTATTTTAAGTTGCttgaagaaaatgtttgaaaacacaacttatgttatgtttttaaaatattttgaataattaaaaaattatttaaactaaattaataaataaaaaaaagaataaatcgCGGATCCTGCGAttcgccccgcgatttatgttatgttatgttatatttttaaaatatttgaatattataattgaagtattattagttatttaataatacttaaggcggatcgcacgcggatcgcacgcggatcacacgcggatcgaaggcggatcgcacgcggatcgcacgcggatcgaaggcggatcgcacgcggatcgcacgcggatcgcacgcggatcgcacgcggatcgtaggcggatcgcacgcggatcgtAGGCGGATCGtaggcggatcgcacgcggatcgcaggcggattgcaggcggatcgcacgcggatcgtaggcggatcgcacgcggatcacacgcggatcgcaggcggatcgcacgcggatcgcaggcggattgcaggcggatcgcacgcggatcacacgcggatcgcaggcggatcgcaggcggatcgcacgcggatcgtaggcggatcgcacgcggatcgtAGGCGGATCGtaggcggatcgcacgcggatcgcacgcggatcgcaggcggatcgcaggcggatcgcacgcggattgcaggcggatcgcacgcggatcgtaggcggatcgcacgcggatcgcacgcggatcgcaggcggatcgcaggcggatcgcacgcggatcgtaggcggatcgcacgcggatcgtAGGCGGATCGtaggcggatcgcacgcggatcgcacgcggatcgcaggcggatcgcacgcggatcgcaggcggatcgcaggcggatcgcaggcggatcgcacgcggatcgcacgcggatcacacgcggatcgcacgcggatcgcacgcggatcgcaggcggatcgcacgcggatcgcacgcggagcgcaggcggatcgcacgcggatcgcacgcggatcacacgcggatcgcacgcggaaatatttttaaaatataacataagttgtgttttccaacattttctcgccccgcgatttattcgcctGCGATTTACCCGCGATTCGCgattcaattataatattcaaatattttaaaaatataacataacataacataaatcgCGGGGCGGATTCGCCCCGATTCGCCAGCGATTCGCCAGCGATTCGCGCGCGATTCGCCTGCAggttagttatttaataatacttcgcTCGCGATTTATTTGTAGTagcgatttattcgcgcgcgattcgCCAGCGATTCGCCTGCAggttagttatttaataatacttcgcTCGCGATTTATTTGTAGTATGTGCATGTATCGAGGGTACACTGTACCAATAACTAAACAGCAACACTGAGTTGTATTGTATAGATAAACAAACTCAAGTGGACGTGAAATACGATCACCCACTTCTGCTGCACGCTGGGACAGCATTCGAGCTAAGTCAGCATTCCCATGCTGACCacttacaatatatatacatatgtatatgcccATAAGACTCTCTCTCCAGAACATAGTATATAAGATACAtattcgcgcgcgattcgctcgcgatccgcctgcgattcgcctgcgattcgctcacgattgtgttttcaaacattttctcgccccgcaggcggatcgcacgcggatcgcaggcggatcgcaggcggatcgcacgcggatcgcacgcggatcgcacgcggatcgcacgcggatcgcacgcggatcgcacgcggatcacacgcggatcgtaggcggatcgcacgcggaaatatttttaaaatataacataagttgtgttttcaaacattttctcgccccgcgatttattcgcctgcgattcactcgcgatttattcgcgaTTCGCatttattcgcgcgcgattcgctcgcgacttatttgcattattatttaaatgttcaaACCTCGATTCACTCGCGATCGCACGTGGATCGCAGGCGATCCCCGCCCCGCGATTTAATCGCGCGTGAGcgagcgaatcgcaagcgaattgcaggcgaatcgcgattgaagtattattaaataactaataatacttcaattataatattcaaatattttaaaaatataacataacataacataaatcgcggggcgaatcgcgttatattattattcgctcgcgattattagtaatttaataatacttcaattataatattcaaatatttttaaaatataacataagttgtgttttcaaacattttctgtgTGAGTTTGACTAGGCGGGTATGGTCAGGCAAAGTGGGTGTGGTCAGGCAGACGAGCTTTGTTAAGATTTCCCAGCTTGCTTAAGGTACTTTTGGTCAACAGCTCAGCAGTTGTTTAGAATTGCAacacgtatgtatgtagatactGGCTTAGCTCAGCAAAAAAgtgattgccaaaaatttgtctcgatctcttttatattttgtgtgtgtgtttggctaggcggcggaccaagaTTATAGTAAACGCCAATCTGCCAAATGGGCGTGGTCGGAGAGGCGAGCTTCACAAACATTCCTCAACttg
Coding sequences:
- the LOC117572465 gene encoding vitellogenin-1, with the translated sequence MDHKVTFLGVGLQLLLLASLGNGIDWTVTDVVGSIANVGSSIIDPKLLPTPDSLLQSSKNLLVGLPFEYVSSSINYLCSQALSSNKIKSKFTPDINKMNFQLRNACQRSTHPLLEAEKMWHSPEFDRNKKVVILATGWTTRVNDTETIDGFARAYNCRGDVNFVAVDAASFVDTLYSWSAFNTDEIGKHLARGLVKLLDVVDVSKIHLIGHSLGAHIVGAAGRYLQQMANKTVPRITGLDPAKPCFNEGESLSGLLRGDATFVDVIHSNPGVLGKSDPIGDADFYPGGLSSLPNGCLTVTCAHSRAWEYFEESIYPGNEDNFLSVRCSSLSGLRKNLCVGRNYPMGFAAPTDLKGNYFLEINGNKPYGKRSTPTRAARLERCGLCP